GGGCGCGGACCACTGACCGGGTGGCGGCTGCTCGTCGGACCACTTCGTGCCCGGGTTCTGCGGGTCCGCGCCCGGTTGCGCGGCGGGACCGGCGGGACCCGGGCGGTCGGCGGGCTCGGCGGGACCGGACGCGCCGGGTTCCCGCCCGTCGGACGACGGGGCGGATCCGGGCGAGGCCCAGCCCGGAGTGTCAGTCATCGAAGCTCCTTCACGGTGCCCGTCCGCGGTCGCGGCGGCAGGTTGGCAGCCATCGTGCCATGGGGTGGTTGCCGTGCGACCGGCAGCGGTATGAGCTGCACTCCTTCAATTGTCCGCCGGATAGGGGGCACACTGACCGCATGGCTGATCAGCACGCGCGACCCGGCGAGGACAAGCTGCCCACCGAGACCCCGGCGATCCGATGGGAGGAACCGCCCGAAGGACCCGTACTGGTCCTCCTCGACCAGACGAGGCTGCCGGCCGAGGAGGTCGAGCTGGTGTGCACGGACGCGTCGGCGCTGGTGGAGGCGATCCGTTCGCTCGCCGTGCGCGGGGCGCCGCTGCTCGGGATCGCGGGGGCGTACGGCGTCGCGCTCGCCGCCGCGCGGGGCTTCGACGTGGACGAGGCCGCGCAGGCCCTCTCCGGGGCCAGGCCGACCGCGGTGAACCTCTCCGTCGGCGTGGACAGGGCGCTGGCCGCCCACCGCGACGCGCTCGCCCGGACCGGCGACCCCACCGCAGCGGCGACGGCGGCGCTGACCGCCGCGCGGGCGCTGCACCGGGAGGACGCCGGGGCCAGCGCCCGTATGGCCGCACACGGTCTGGCGCTGCTGGGTGAACTGCTGCCCGGCGGCGGGCACCGGATCCTGACCCACTGCAACACCGGCGCGCTGGTGTCGGGCGGGGAGGGCACGGCGTTCGCGGTGGCGCTCGCGGCGCACCGGGCCGGAGAGCTGCGGCGGCTGTGGGTGGACGAAACGCGCCCGTTGCTGCAGGGTGCTCGTCTGACGGCGTACGAGGCGGCCCGCAGCGGCATGGCGTACACCCTGCTCACCGACAACGCGGCCGGTTCGCTGTTCGCGGCGGGGGAGGTGGACGCCGTACTGATCGGCGCGGACCGGATCGCGGCCGACGGATCGGTGGCGAACAAGGTGGGGAGCTATCCGCTCGCCGTGCTCGCGCGGTACCACCACGTGCCGTTCATCGTGGTGGCGCCGCTCACGACGGTGGACCTCCGGACTCCGGACGGGGCGTCCATCGAGGTCGAACAGCGCCCGAGCCACGAGGTGACGGAGATCACGTCACCTCAGGCACAGGTGACGGGAGCGGGCGGCGGGATTCCGGTGGCACCCCTGGGGACCCAGGCGTACAACCCGGCGTTCGACGTGACGCCGCCCGAGCTGGTGACGGCGATCGTCACCGAGGAGGGAGCCGTTTCACCCGTGACCGCCGAGGCTCTCGCGGAGCTGTGTGCCAGGTCACGCCAGGTAACGATTTAGTTAATGGGATGATGTCGTTTATGAAGGGAAGAGTCCTTGTCGTCGACGACGACACCGCACTGGCCGAGATGCTCGGCATTGTGCTGCGTGGTGAGGGGTTCGAGCCGTCTTTCGTAGCCGACGGCGACAAGGCGCTGGCCGCTTTCCGGGAGACCAAGCCCGACCTGGTGCTGCTGGACCTGATGCTGCCGGGCCGGGACGGGATCGAGGTGTGCCGCCTGATCAGGGCGGAGTCCGGGGTGCCGGTCGTGATGCTCACGGCGAAGAGCGACACCGTCGACGTCGTCGTGGGCCTGGAGTCGGGTGCCGACGACTACATCGTCAAGCCGTTCAAGCCGAAGGAGCTGGTGGCCCGGATCCGGGCGCGGCTGCGGCGCTCGGAGGAGCCGGCACCGGAGCAGCTCACCATCGGTGACCTGGTCATCGACGTGGCCGGACACTCCGTGAAGCGGGACGGGCAGTCCATCGCGCTGACCCCCCTGGAGTTCGACCTGCTGGTCGCGCTCGCGCGCAAGCCGTGGCAGGTGTTCACGCGCGAGGTGCTGCTGGAGCAGGTGTGGGGCTACCGGCACGCGGCGGACACCCGGCTCGTCAACGTGCACGTCCAGCGACTGCGCTCCAAGGTCGAGAAGGACCCGGAGCGGCCGGAGATCGTGGTGACCGTCCGTGGTGTCGGTTACAAGGCAGGACCGAGCTGACGTGTCCGGGGACAGCGCCGCTTCGGCTCCCGGCCGGTCCGGGGCCCGTCCGGGGCGGCCTGTCGGCCGGAAGACGGCCGGTTCGCGCCGGGGCCGTCCCTTCGAGGGCGAACTGCTGCGGGGCGGGGTCCAGGGCAGCCCGGTCGTCCGCCTGTTCATGCGCTGGGTGCGCCGCCCGCTGCTGCCGGTCATGCGGCTGTGGCGGCGCAACATCCAGCTCAGGGTTGTCGCCACGACCCTGCTGATGTCGCTGGGTGTCGTCCTGCTGCTGGGCTTCGTCGTGATCGGGCAGGTGCGCAACGGCCTGCTGGACGCGAAGGTGAAGGCGTCCCAGAGCCAGGCCACCGGCGGGTTCGCGGTAGCCAAGCAGAAGGCCGACGAGGCCGCCGGTGGCACGGGGACCGGCACCGCGGACGGCACCGCCACCGCCGACGGACGGCAGTCGCAGAACGTCATCCAGTGGATGAGCGACCTCGTGGCGTCGCTCTCCAGCGGCGGCGCGGGCGCCTTCGACGTGGTGACGCTGCCCCTGGGCGACGACAGCGGCGGCGGGCGCAGCCCGCGCGGTTCCGGAAACGTCAGCCCGACCGACAGCGTGCCCGGCGACCTGCGCGAGCGGATCAGCAAGACCACGACCGCCGCCCAGAGCTACACCCGCATCGTCTACAAGTACGGCAAGGAGCCCCAGCCGGCGCTGGTCATCGGCAAGCAGGTCAACGACCCCAACGGCCACGCCTACGAGCTGTACTACCTCTTCCCGCTCACGCAGGAGGAGAAGTCCCTGAGCCTGGTCAAGGGCACGCTGGCGACCGCCGGCCTGTTCGTCGTGGTCCTGCTCGGGGCGATCGCCTGGCTGGTGGTGCGGCAGGTCGTCACGCCGGTGCGGATGGCGGCCGGGATCGCAGAGCGGCTGTCCGCGGGGCGGCTGCAGGAGCGGATGAAGGTCACCGGCGAGGACGACATCGCGCGCCTCGGCGAGGCCTTCAACAAGATGGCCCAGAACCTCCAGCTGAAGATCCAGCAGCTGGAGGACCTGTCGCGGATGCAGCGGCGGTTCGTCTCCGACGTCTCGCACGAGCTGCGCACGCCCCTGACGACCGTGCGGATGGCCGCCGACGTCATCCACGAGGCCCGCGAGGACTTCGATCCGGTGACCGCCCGGTCGGCCGAGCTGCTCGCCGACCAGCTCGACCGGTTCGAGTCGCTGCTCGCGGACCTGCTGGAGATCAGCCGTTTCGACGCGGGCGCTGCCGCGCTGGAGGCCGAGCCGATAGACCTCAGGGAGGTCGTCCGGCGCGTGGTGGGCGGTGCGGAGCCGCTCGCCGAGCGCAAGGGCAGCCGCATACGCGTGGTCGGCGACCAGCAACCCGTCGTCGCCGAGGCCGACGCGCGGCGCGTGGAGCGCGTCCTGCGCAACCTGGTCGCCAACGCCGTCGAGCACGGCGAGGGCAAGGACGTCGTCGTCAAGCTCGCCGCCGCGGGCGGCGCGGTCGCCGTCGCGGTGCGCGACTACGGCGTGGGGCTCAAGCCCGGCGAGGCGACCCGTGTCTTCAGCCGCTTCTGGCGGGCCGACCCGGCACGCGCGCGCACCACCGGCGGCACCGGCCTGGGGCTGTCGATCGCGCTGGAGGACGCCCGGCTGCACGGCGGCTGGCTGCAGGCCTGGGGCGAGCCGGGCGGCGGCTCCCAGTTCCGGCTGACGCTGCCGCGGACCGCGGACGAACCGCTGCGGGGCTCGCCGATACCGCTGGAGCCGAAGGACTCGCGGCGCAGCCGCGGCCCCGAGGACGCCGGGGCGCCCCGCGGGAGCGAGGAGAAGCGGGCGACCGTGCCGGTGCAGCCGGGCGGTGGACAGGCACCGGCGTTGCCCCCGCGCACGCCGGTCGCGCCGGGCAGGGCCGCCGCCGACCCCACCGCGCTGCCCGGCAACGGCAACGGGGCGCGCGTGGTGCCCCGACCCGGCGGCGCGCGGCACGCCGACGACCGTCCGGCCGGTCCGGTGGCCGAGCCGCACACGGACCGGCCGGAAGCGACCGGGCCGCGGGACTCGAACGAGCCAGGGGAGGCAATACGTGGGCGCTGACCGCGAGGGGGGCGCCCGGCGCCGGCCGGGGCGCGCGGTGGCGTACGCCGTCTGCGGAGCGGTCCTGCTGGCCGGATGCGCCTCGATGCCCGACAGCGGGGACCTGAGGGACGTCGAGTCGACGCCGCGGCAGGACACCGGAGTGCGCGTGTTCGCCATGCCGCCTGCCGAGAACGCCTCCTCCATCGAGATCATGCAGGGCTTCCTGGAGGCGCTGACCAGCGACGACCCGAACTACGACACGGCTCGCAAGTACCTGACCCCCGAAGCCGCGCGGGCCTGGCGGCCGCAGCTGTCGACCACCGTCCTGGCCAACGGGCCGGGCATCGAAGGCGACCGTCCGGAAGGCGGCCGGGAGGACGACGACAGCCACACCTTCGTCCTGACGGGCAGCAGGGTCGCCGCCGTCGACGCGCAGCAGGCCTACGCGCCCGTCGCGGGGTCCTACCGCGAGAGCGTGCACCTCACGAAGAGCGCCAAGAGCGGGCAGTGGCGCATCGACGCGCCGCCCGAGGGCGTCGTCATGGGCAAGTCGGACTTCCAGCGCAACTACACGTCCGTCAACAAGTACTACTTCGCCTCCGGCACGAGGGCCGAGGCGACCGGGCAGCCGGTGACCGTCGCCGACCCCGTCTTCGTGCGCAGCAAGGTCGACGCGATGACCCAGATGGTGCGGTCGCTGCTCGACGGGCCCACCAACTGGCTCAGGCCGGTGGTCAGGTCCAGCTTCCCGACCGGTACGGCCCTGCAGAAGGGCGTGTCGGGGCTGACGCCGGACGACCGCAACAGGCTGACGGTGCCGCTGAACGGCAGGGGCTCGCGGGTCGGCCCGGTCAAGTGTGCCGAGATGGCGACCCAACTGCTGTACACGTTGCGGAACCTGACGCCCACGCTGGAGTCGGTCGAGCTGCAGGGGCCCGGCGGGCACCGGTCGTGCAGCCTGACGCAGGAGCGCGCCGAGTCCGTCGCCTGGGAGGCGTCCGCCCAGCGGCCGGAGTACCTGTACTTCCTCGACGGCAGGCACCGGCTCGTCCGCCTGCCCAGCGGGGGCACGGGGACCGGCGCCGCCGCGGTGCCGGGCGCGCTGGGCACCGGCGACGAGGAGCTGCGGTCGGTCGCGGTCTCGCGTGACGAGCACACCGTGGCCGGGATCGGTGACGACGGCAGGTCCCTGTACGTGGCCTCGCTGGCGTCGGGCGGCTCGCTCGGGAACGCGCTGGTCACCAGCCAGGGGGCGACCGGGGACCAGCGGCTGACCACGCCGAGCTGGGACGCCCGCGGCGACCTGTGGGTGGCCGACCGCGACCCGCGCCGTCCGCGGCTGTACGTCCTGAGGAAGGGCGCCGGCAAGCCGGTGGAGGTCGCCGTTCCGGATCTGCCCGGAGACATCCAGGGGGTGCGGGTGGCCGCCGACGGGGTGCGGATCGCCCTGGTCGTGCAGAAGGGCGGCACGCAGTCCCTGCTCATCGGCCGGATCGAGTACGGGGACAAGCCGGGCGAGGAGCCGGCCGTCGTCGCCCCGCGTCCGGCCGCGCCCGACCTGGAGCAGGTCGGCGCCATGTCCTGGGCCGGGGACAGCCGGCTGGTCGTGGTCGGCAGCGAGCAGGGCGGCGTGCACCAGATGCGCTACGTCGAGGTCGACGGCTCCGCGCTGGACGGCCCGGCCCCCTCGGCCGTGACCGGGGTGAAGGCGATCGCCGCGTCCGAGGACGAGCGGGTGCCGCTGGTCGCCTACCAGGAGGACGGGATCGTGCGCCTGCCGTCCGGGGGGCAGTGGCAGAAGGTGGACAAGGACGGGACGGCGCCGGTCTATCCGGGCTGAGGGACTGGTCC
This is a stretch of genomic DNA from Streptomyces sp. TG1A-8. It encodes these proteins:
- the mtnA gene encoding S-methyl-5-thioribose-1-phosphate isomerase produces the protein MADQHARPGEDKLPTETPAIRWEEPPEGPVLVLLDQTRLPAEEVELVCTDASALVEAIRSLAVRGAPLLGIAGAYGVALAAARGFDVDEAAQALSGARPTAVNLSVGVDRALAAHRDALARTGDPTAAATAALTAARALHREDAGASARMAAHGLALLGELLPGGGHRILTHCNTGALVSGGEGTAFAVALAAHRAGELRRLWVDETRPLLQGARLTAYEAARSGMAYTLLTDNAAGSLFAAGEVDAVLIGADRIAADGSVANKVGSYPLAVLARYHHVPFIVVAPLTTVDLRTPDGASIEVEQRPSHEVTEITSPQAQVTGAGGGIPVAPLGTQAYNPAFDVTPPELVTAIVTEEGAVSPVTAEALAELCARSRQVTI
- the mtrA gene encoding two-component system response regulator MtrA — translated: MMSFMKGRVLVVDDDTALAEMLGIVLRGEGFEPSFVADGDKALAAFRETKPDLVLLDLMLPGRDGIEVCRLIRAESGVPVVMLTAKSDTVDVVVGLESGADDYIVKPFKPKELVARIRARLRRSEEPAPEQLTIGDLVIDVAGHSVKRDGQSIALTPLEFDLLVALARKPWQVFTREVLLEQVWGYRHAADTRLVNVHVQRLRSKVEKDPERPEIVVTVRGVGYKAGPS
- the mtrB gene encoding MtrAB system histidine kinase MtrB, encoding MSGDSAASAPGRSGARPGRPVGRKTAGSRRGRPFEGELLRGGVQGSPVVRLFMRWVRRPLLPVMRLWRRNIQLRVVATTLLMSLGVVLLLGFVVIGQVRNGLLDAKVKASQSQATGGFAVAKQKADEAAGGTGTGTADGTATADGRQSQNVIQWMSDLVASLSSGGAGAFDVVTLPLGDDSGGGRSPRGSGNVSPTDSVPGDLRERISKTTTAAQSYTRIVYKYGKEPQPALVIGKQVNDPNGHAYELYYLFPLTQEEKSLSLVKGTLATAGLFVVVLLGAIAWLVVRQVVTPVRMAAGIAERLSAGRLQERMKVTGEDDIARLGEAFNKMAQNLQLKIQQLEDLSRMQRRFVSDVSHELRTPLTTVRMAADVIHEAREDFDPVTARSAELLADQLDRFESLLADLLEISRFDAGAAALEAEPIDLREVVRRVVGGAEPLAERKGSRIRVVGDQQPVVAEADARRVERVLRNLVANAVEHGEGKDVVVKLAAAGGAVAVAVRDYGVGLKPGEATRVFSRFWRADPARARTTGGTGLGLSIALEDARLHGGWLQAWGEPGGGSQFRLTLPRTADEPLRGSPIPLEPKDSRRSRGPEDAGAPRGSEEKRATVPVQPGGGQAPALPPRTPVAPGRAAADPTALPGNGNGARVVPRPGGARHADDRPAGPVAEPHTDRPEATGPRDSNEPGEAIRGR
- a CDS encoding LpqB family beta-propeller domain-containing protein, which encodes MGADREGGARRRPGRAVAYAVCGAVLLAGCASMPDSGDLRDVESTPRQDTGVRVFAMPPAENASSIEIMQGFLEALTSDDPNYDTARKYLTPEAARAWRPQLSTTVLANGPGIEGDRPEGGREDDDSHTFVLTGSRVAAVDAQQAYAPVAGSYRESVHLTKSAKSGQWRIDAPPEGVVMGKSDFQRNYTSVNKYYFASGTRAEATGQPVTVADPVFVRSKVDAMTQMVRSLLDGPTNWLRPVVRSSFPTGTALQKGVSGLTPDDRNRLTVPLNGRGSRVGPVKCAEMATQLLYTLRNLTPTLESVELQGPGGHRSCSLTQERAESVAWEASAQRPEYLYFLDGRHRLVRLPSGGTGTGAAAVPGALGTGDEELRSVAVSRDEHTVAGIGDDGRSLYVASLASGGSLGNALVTSQGATGDQRLTTPSWDARGDLWVADRDPRRPRLYVLRKGAGKPVEVAVPDLPGDIQGVRVAADGVRIALVVQKGGTQSLLIGRIEYGDKPGEEPAVVAPRPAAPDLEQVGAMSWAGDSRLVVVGSEQGGVHQMRYVEVDGSALDGPAPSAVTGVKAIAASEDERVPLVAYQEDGIVRLPSGGQWQKVDKDGTAPVYPG